The proteins below are encoded in one region of Pseudomonas entomophila L48:
- the sutA gene encoding transcriptional regulator SutA, producing MSDDDLENDDLEVGDEDEADEGLEAAADDGAEDAGDDDSSPAPAAKGKSKAAVSVDEMPSMEAKQKERDALAKAMEEFLSRGGKVQEVEANVVADPPKKPDNKYGSRPI from the coding sequence ATGAGCGACGACGATCTGGAAAATGACGACCTCGAAGTAGGCGACGAAGACGAGGCTGATGAAGGCCTCGAAGCGGCCGCTGACGATGGCGCGGAAGACGCTGGCGATGACGACAGCAGCCCCGCGCCTGCTGCCAAGGGCAAGTCCAAGGCGGCTGTCTCGGTAGACGAGATGCCGAGCATGGAAGCCAAGCAGAAAGAGCGCGATGCGCTGGCCAAGGCGATGGAAGAATTCCTGTCGCGCGGTGGCAAGGTGCAGGAAGTGGAGGCCAACGTGGTCGCCGATCCGCCCAAGAAGCCGGACAACAAGTACGGCAGCCGCCCTATCTGA
- a CDS encoding GtrA family protein: protein MAAHDHTQPARTSLGARFKHRLPLAQLVKYGIIGLLSNACGYALYLLLTELGAPPKLVMTLLYLTGALIGFFGNRRLTFSYQGGLLGSGFRYILAHTLGYGINLALLTVFVDHFGYAHQWVQAMAILVVAGYLFLTLKFFVFKASQ, encoded by the coding sequence ATGGCCGCCCATGACCATACCCAGCCCGCTCGTACGAGCCTGGGCGCACGGTTCAAGCACCGGCTACCCCTGGCCCAACTCGTCAAGTACGGCATCATCGGCCTGCTCAGCAACGCCTGCGGCTATGCCCTCTATCTGCTGCTGACCGAACTGGGTGCTCCTCCGAAGCTGGTCATGACACTGCTCTACCTCACCGGCGCACTGATCGGCTTCTTCGGCAACCGCCGGCTGACGTTCTCCTACCAGGGCGGGCTCCTCGGTTCGGGCTTTCGCTACATCCTGGCCCATACGTTGGGCTATGGCATCAACCTGGCCCTGTTGACGGTATTCGTCGACCACTTCGGGTACGCCCACCAGTGGGTGCAGGCCATGGCTATCCTGGTCGTCGCCGGCTACCTGTTCCTCACCTTAAAATTCTTCGTGTTCAAGGCCAGCCAATGA
- a CDS encoding class I SAM-dependent methyltransferase: protein MTSPDRSPFPSSTFAQLAQAESGHWWFRTRNQIVLWALAKKVKPFNSLLEIGCGTGYVLEGISRAWPQIELHGSEYYEEGLEHARKRIPNAQLKQLDATRMQEVERYDIVGAFDVIEHIEQDETVLRNLTRALRPGGSLVVTVPQHRWLWSQVDEYACHVRRYSRAELVEKAQRAGLQVSYVSSFVSLLVPLMWLSRKRANKQHDPMGEFNIPRWLNQSLEMLMRLELGLIKAGVRFPIGGSLLMVATKP from the coding sequence ATGACTTCGCCCGATCGCTCCCCGTTTCCGTCGTCGACGTTCGCCCAGCTTGCCCAGGCGGAGTCGGGGCACTGGTGGTTCAGAACCCGCAACCAGATCGTGCTCTGGGCCTTGGCGAAGAAGGTCAAACCTTTCAATAGCCTTCTAGAGATTGGTTGTGGCACCGGGTATGTGCTCGAAGGTATCAGCCGTGCCTGGCCGCAGATCGAACTGCACGGCTCCGAGTACTACGAAGAAGGGCTTGAACACGCCCGCAAACGCATCCCCAATGCACAACTGAAGCAACTGGACGCGACACGGATGCAAGAGGTCGAGCGCTACGACATCGTCGGCGCCTTCGATGTCATCGAACATATCGAACAAGACGAGACCGTACTGCGAAACCTGACCCGCGCCCTGCGCCCCGGCGGCTCACTGGTGGTCACCGTGCCTCAGCATCGCTGGCTCTGGTCGCAAGTCGACGAGTACGCTTGTCACGTTCGCCGTTACAGCCGCGCCGAGCTGGTGGAAAAAGCCCAGCGGGCCGGCCTGCAGGTCAGCTACGTCAGCTCGTTCGTCAGCTTGCTGGTACCCTTGATGTGGCTGTCCAGAAAGCGCGCCAACAAGCAGCATGACCCCATGGGCGAATTCAACATTCCCCGCTGGCTGAACCAGTCCCTGGAAATGCTGATGCGGTTGGAGCTCGGGCTGATCAAGGCCGGCGTGCGCTTTCCCATCGGCGGCTCACTGCTGATGGTCGCAACCAAGCCCTGA